The segment TTACCCAATGTGGTTATTATATTCAGTATAacggatattaaaaaaaagagtgcTTGTCAGGTTGCAATTACTATAGTCGATGTCAGCAAGAAAATTATCTTGAAATGTAACGAAAATTCAATCATTAAAATAAGAATAGTGAGAATGGCAGCTATTATCCAGACAAGTGAGATGCTGAAGACGCCTGCACTGGAATTAGAAGGGTACTCACGTGTTCTCGTCGAAGTATCGATGCCGCCTGAATAGCTCCGGTCCACTCAAGGCCACCGAGTTCATTATCTCTGTCTCTGGCCGATATTGCAGCTAAGTAGCTAGCGACGCAGGGTGTTTCAAAACACCCACGCCTTTCGTCCACACAACCGCGTATCCTTCTGACAGCTCCCTGCTGaccaattatttgtttttaacatgCTGACACTATCACGGAAAATCTGAAGTCACAATTACAGCCTCGCTGCTTAGTTTTATGATTATCATCTACCAGTGAAGGCCAACAGAAAGTCAGATTGTCACCAGACTCGACAACCCATGGTTGGAAATGGTGATATATGGAGGAAAATATTAAGATCGTGTAGGTTTTCACTGTTACTATAGTACCAAAATATCCTATAGTGTAAGTGTTATTAATTAGTTATAAAAcgaaaatttaattagttttttattgTTAGGAATATTTTGGCGAGCTCTTAAAAAATTTGTGTCACTATTCCAATGTTGCGTATTGTTTGTCTAGCTAGCTCAACGACAATAATAAATTCAGTATCTTTATACTGTATACTATATAGATTGTGAATAGcctaaaatattttaactgtgcCAAAAGAAATAGAGTGGATAATAATGAACTCCAGATGGACCTAGCAAGAATATTTCATACATAATTTGGCACAAACATTTTCGCGATACATCACTATTTCTAACGATAATCTCTTTTTAACCTGTTATCAAACTTTCTTCACAAACATCCTGATAAATTTGAAGGGTAAAATGGAACATTAAAACATGCTCGTCTTTCTTTACAAATTGatagtacttttatttacaattacAGGTATAACATGTttcattattgtaaaaattttgggGATTAACCATGCGAAAttaagaagaataaaaaatatgcATTAGCTGTAGTATATAGGCCTATTTTTGaggtaatttctttttaaatactagCTTTGCTAGTGCCAACATCAAATTGAAAGCAATTAATGCACTGTGTCGTTTATAAAAACACACTCTCAGCAAAATGGCCCTTTTTTGTACCAGTAGaccattttaaaacaacaaaaaattagaTGCTTAATATTTGGCATTCAACGATAGTCAAAGGTTAAAATAAGATAAAAGCAAATCATCGCAAATATGTAACCAGTGTCTATGAGCAAAATATCCATGTTATCACCCAAATGGTATCATGCGCCAATTTATGCATGCTTGTTGCAATATTGAGACAGCAATACATTGATTGTATCACTGAATACAACAAAACAGTTATTTGTCCTCTTTGTAAAATTTATCTAATTCCATTTACgtcccaaaattttattttaacttatttcaaTTCCACAGTAATGGAAAACTcttaactttattttataatcTAAATAATACTAAAAACTTTTAAGATTCTTCTTTCAATCTCGACGTGTTCTAATAGCTTATATATCAATGCTTCTTTCAGAAAGTCCGGAAACATGTTCATGGCACAGTAAAGACCTGATTCAACACATTTGAATTTCAAACTGTGATTTGTACTCTCCATGATGCTCTCTTGTGGCAGCATATCCGCAGTGTATACGGCTTTCCGCTCAGTAAAAGGGGACTTCCTTAAGCAAGTCCAATGTCTTTCACAGAAAGACACATTCTGAATTAATATGCATCCCTAATCATCGTTTCAACACAATCAATCAAAACTTCAGGAACAGTGAATGTCTCCCTGTAAGTTCAACAGTCGTTTTACACATTTGCACAGACTCGAAATTCTACTCTCTCCTGATGATCGTTCAGCAAATCCAGCATGCTAGCTTATTCGTCTCACATGTCCCTCGCGCTCATGTTGAGACAGTGCTCTCTGCTGGACTCCAGGAACCTCTGTATCTTCTCCTGGAAGTCCATGGTCCTCTCCATGGGCGGCAGGCACAGTCCGTCTTCCTGAGGGAGGACCGGCATTGGCTCTCGACTCACCCTGCCGTCCTGCTGGACCTCAGCTCTGGGCGCTGGCCTCTTGTGGTTGCAGATGATGTCCGGCTTGTCCCTCTGCACCTTCATCTTCTCTTCCTCACGCCTCTTGTCCGCGCCGTCCGCACCTTCGCCCTCGGCGGGGTACAGGTTCCTCATGCCCTTCCACGCGATCCTCGCCGACAGCACGGCCCACACCAGCTCCAGTGTGGACGCCACCATGATGTTGATGGCCACGACGCTCCTCGCCTCGCTCCTGTCGCCAGGCACCGGGGCCTGGGTCACCGTGGAGTTGGCGGCAGTTCCCAGCTCCCGGCTCTCGACGAGCACGGCGAGAGTGGCGGCCGTCAGCGCCACGCTCAGCAGCGCCGACAGTCCCGCCACGCACGAACTGATGAAGAACCAGCGGATGTTGTTGTCCACGTACCACCTGCAACAACACGTATGCTCTTAACAGATTGCAGGTGCAGGTGAAGTTGAATGGTGATGCACCAGAAGGCTTGGTCAACTCGGTCTCTCAGTGCTCGTGAATAGTTGTGGATTATGCCCGGTGTTGCCTCGTCACTGTGTGTAGCGCCTGAAGCTGTTATGCCTGTTTGGAGGTTTCTTGGATGATACCTTGCTAGCATTCATAGTGGCTGGTATGGAACATTCTGTATATTAGCTAATCAGATGAATGTCGGGGAGAGAGATGCGTGGAGCGCCAGTGACACAAGAAGAGGAAGACGTGGCCAAGCTCAGGGCTGGTGCTAGGTATTGGTATTGGCGACGACGCGGTGACCTGCAGCTCCACTTGGCTCCCGTGCCAACTGGCGTCTGATGCCTCGGCCGAGCCTCTCTGCACTCGCAACAACACGAGCTCAGTTTCTTCCAGGATGCAGGTAGCAGTTACATCTAGAGAGACCAGCATATCACGAGTCATGGAATGGATGTCGTCGTGTGCCGTCAGCAAAATTAAGGATTCAAGCACTGTAAACTAATACACCGccatgtgtgtttgtgtattacatGCTTGAAAGCATATTTGCCCTCCTGTATCAGTTAATGAACACTTCACTCATTTCGCTAACCTAAAAATTAACACATTCCACCAACACCACATGCCTTAAAGGATAACATAGCCCGTATTCTtggattttgtattttttttgttatagttcctattttaaaatatgtatcatAATTTTTGGCAGAATACCTTAATAATATATTTCCTAGCTTTTATCATGCAATTTTCTATCAATCGCCCAGCATGGAACCACCGGGATGGATACACTAGACCACATTTTGACTTCAGCCAGGATACAAAGGTAGGCCACTGTAAATTGTCAAGCCATAAGATTAAATTACACCTCTGTTATGCAAACTGTGgccaagtgttttttttaagtttatatgaaTGGGTTGTAGTAACCCAATAACCAAAAAGAGTACAGATAGTGTGGAATAGGCTGTCCAGAATCTAATGACTTGCAAAACTTTTAGTCAACTGTACACATACAGTTCTTGAGCTGTCGAATTTTCAGAGCCAACATAAGTACTCGATCAACAGCTGATCAATGTTGGATAATGTAAATGTATTTACAGctacaattaaaaatacatatatacatatatatatgtatatgtatacacacatatatatatatatacacatacacacatatacagaCTAGCATGAAACGTTAGGATCGCTAGATTTTTttacttctgtaaaaaaatatatatgttataattattagttaatatttataaaggtttaaatattattatttttgtaaaagcaaTTATTTATACATGCAAAGAAGTACACGCTTTTTAGTGTGAAATTAATGCTTAAATATTCCTAtttgtgatatttaatttttcgTGGTTGGAATGTCCCCTTACACCCGACACTCGGCCTGGAGCTGATGGTTCATAGCTGACTGCCAACTCGACTGGCACATGGGCCCAATGATCTCTGGCTCTCTGTGGCACGAGCGCTATGGGACAATCTCAGTTACGGAGTAGTTTATGAGCACTGGGTCGGCACCTTATAGTTCCCTAACAACGTATCACCCTACATTAGCTTGTATTCTCCTGCTTCCACTAGCTCATGATAGTCACCCACTCTCACATTCAGCAAAGCCGAGTCATTTCTTTTCGTAGTGCTCTTGTTTCACTAGCGGTTCATTTATTCCAGTGATGGGTCGATTTCTTCTCTAAAGTGACAGTGCTAGTCTCGTGGTTTTTGCTCACCAACCTATGAAAATCCACCTCCGGGAAGTGTGGCCAAGATAAACGAAAAAGCTCTCTCATTCCTTATTCTTAATCAAGCGCAGCGAAGAGTCAGTTTTTCAGTAGCAGGAATGAAGGTGAAATAAATCTGTTCCACTTACTGTGACTTTTACTCTCCAGAatgagtaaaaaaattataaaaaaaaaca is part of the Bacillus rossius redtenbacheri isolate Brsri chromosome 8, Brsri_v3, whole genome shotgun sequence genome and harbors:
- the LOC134535145 gene encoding uncharacterized protein LOC134535145; the protein is MEEVYVVKVRSKPCASRLYPSERRYSASTVGGLGAVHLLLALTCLLLGALHLLALPGPAPGYGAVLGLGAASALAGLAGLLAWRRWYVDNNIRWFFISSCVAGLSALLSVALTAATLAVLVESRELGTAANSTVTQAPVPGDRSEARSVVAINIMVASTLELVWAVLSARIAWKGMRNLYPAEGEGADGADKRREEEKMKVQRDKPDIICNHKRPAPRAEVQQDGRVSREPMPVLPQEDGLCLPPMERTMDFQEKIQRFLESSREHCLNMSARDM